Part of the Cyprinus carpio isolate SPL01 chromosome A1, ASM1834038v1, whole genome shotgun sequence genome is shown below.
attttcatttcgggatgaactaaccttttaagcatttttgttgaatttataagattggcttttatttatttttttgagaattaGCTTAAGCCTTAttggtgtgtgtttgagttttttGAGTTTATGTGAGTTCGACTTttgagttatttattatttatttattatacagagatagttcacccaaaaatgtaaattctggcataatttacacaccctcatgttgttccaaacctgtatggctttctttctctTGTGGAAgaaacaaaatattgtttaaaagtttttatcaTCAAAtcccagagtgtgtgtgtgtatgtatgtatatatatatatattatatatatatatatatatatatatatatatatatatatatatatatataattaaatcgtACAGCCTTAcatgtaaattatgacagaatttttgtttttgagtgaactttcattttaattgatcATAGTTTCagctactttttttaatttagtatttctccggtataagaaatatttaaatacactcGGCTGAATTAACAGATTTTCCCTCTATCATTCTTTGTCATCAGCTGGATGtggatgtagttttttttttcagattgtgtCAGTATTATTTGGGTTAGATGGAGTGTGATCGTGTTGAAGGTGAATCATAACGTTTGAAGAGAGGGACGCAGTGATTCCTGGAGGTGTGTGTGGGCTTTtagtaatgagtgtgtgtgtattttctctcCTCTGTATCTAGTCATCGTGATCCAGCTCAGTCCAGCTCCAGCCCCCTCCCAGCGCGCAggtaccatcatcatcatcatcatcatcatcatcaccactaCATCACGCTGCATCACCCTCCCTCcaggtttattgtttgtttgtttcccctctccctctctctctctctctctctctctctctctctgtgtctctctctctctctctctctctctctctctgtctctttatcTTGCAGGTCACATGCACTACATCACCCTCTGCAtgctctcttctctttctcagtCATCCTTCTATCACCGCTCATTCCTTTTCTCTATTTCCCACACTCTCTATcaaaaagtcaacatgaaatgacactCACTTCTCTTTTTACATTCACAGAGTGGAATGAAACAGGGTGTTTAGCAATAATAAATGCAGGGCAGAACTTGGTTTTATCTATCAGCAATTGATTGGTTGTGAACAGCGGTCTCTGTATGACAGGTGTGTGTCAGATGAAAAGCAAAGTTGTTTCAGAAGCAGAGCCTAGTTGCTACATTTTGACGAATAATCATGAATGCTCTGGATTAATGTGCACTTCcagataaatattatataaaggtCTGTGGTCTGTAAaatctttgaaatgtttttgaaaagtttcttatgctcaccaaagctgcatttatctgatcccaaaatatagtaaaagccgtaatgttttattacagttttaaatcacatattacattgttttctgttttttaaagaactgtttaatatattttaaagtgtaatttattcctgtgattgcaaagctaaattttcagcatcattttgaaatcattctatcatgctgatttgctgctcaagaaacatttattattttcaatgttgaaaacttgtgttgcttaatattttttgtgaaaaaaaaaacattataaaatgatataaatacatcttttgtaactttataaatgtctttaccatcacttttgatcaattgataGCATCCTTTTCTGAATAATAtagttaatttctttcaaataaaaaggcAAACTTATTGAGCATGTTAACTACAAAAGGCGGTAAGAATCGAATGTCAATTAATTATTGAATAACTGTTTAACTATTGAATATGTTGTCagccattttagtaatttttttggtATTGATCTAAccttaaatcaaaaataaatcctaaaaagttaatttatgaaGTAAATAGGGTCCGTTTTATTTCATGGTGGCTTTGATCTCATACAGCTTTCTGTCATTAATCTCACTTACGTAagcatttctttaattatttatttgttcaaatgcATGATGTTTGTTTAGAGAACACAGCCATTCTCCTACTTTCATGCTAAAATCTCTTGATCTCAATCTTACTTCTTCACtttgtctatattaaaataatcatcttCCTCTTTTTCATTTGTTCAGTTCATTCTCTTTTCCACCTCACTATGAAAAAGGAGCAGCAAGCGTGTGTGTTGTGAATGTGAGAGCTGTGTGTATAGGATTTGTTAGAAGATCAGATGCATGTTGTGGCTATAACTGCACGACCCGACTGTGAGTGAagacatccacacaaacacaaagctaTGGTGGCACTCGACAGGGTGTTCTGTGTTCAACTGTAACTTGGGTTTGAGCTTGTCTGGCCTCTCCTGTCTCTCAGCTCTCTGTCCGTTCTTTCCAGAAGAGACGGCTTCGGCTCTGTTTTCTGCACAGATGTTGATTATGGCCATGTCGgcccctgtatgtgtgtgtccagcAGGTGTTCTGCACCAGATTGCTTGACCTCACTGACTAACCCAAGCTAACAGATTCTCTCCCATGAACAGGTTTTCCTGAGGAGGAATCAGAAGTTCGACAGTTATCCATTTCTCCTGAAAAAGCAGTGCTGTTTCTATGCTCAAACGACGTATAGGAAATctataaaatgtttagttttgcaCGGTTTGGTGAGCGAATGTCAAATGTCACCTGTTGGCGACTCCTGCTTGTCctggtgcatgctgggaatgCTAACACTAACTCCATTGGCTGGTTTTCACTGTTTGGCAGCCCTCGTcatttctgtgtgtgagtgtgtctgatcTTGGCATGACTTGGACTTTTATTTGACTGATGTTTTCTCAAGATTTTAAATTGTCACAAATGCCATCTCGGATGGTAAAGTGGGCTCTCTTTGGATTCCATTTCCTCTAGATAGTCATTAAACATTCACCCAAAATGTGTTCCACAGCTCACTATTAGGATGcagtgaatttcacaaaaattgtCATGAAAAATCTAGGTCATATTACtaaagattaatattaatattattattactataaaactAATCtgttattatacaaaataatataaaatgttacaacAACTAACGATAACACACACATTATTCTCATAAAAATCTACAGTTTCATTGTGAATTATACATATTCATATGTGCTTTTATACATGTTACCCCAATTCTCAGTAGCCTACTTTACTGTGAGGGGAAAATAGACCTCAGATTGAATCTGGATAAGCGGTCATATTCTAGGCCTTCAGATCTGAGGATCTTAATTTAGGGTCCTTGAACATTCATTAACATTTGTCCCAGTAATGAGCGTGAATTGACAGTCACTGTCTTCTGTCCTTTCTCTGACTCTTTCCAACCTTCTTGTCTTTCTCTACAGCCCTACAGCTGCCATTGGCCAACGATGGAGGAAGTCGCTCGTCCTCCTCAGAAAGCTCTCCTCAACACCCCTCGTACCCTAGCAGACCCCGACAAATGCTTACGCTTCCCACCCCAACCTACAGCCTACAGAAGAGCCTGGAGAAGTATGTCACACACACAGCATACTGGAGTTTGCACAGTTCTCAGTTTTAGAATATAAAAATCTGGTGTggtaatctgtttattttttttatcttcagtGCTGAAATTGATCAGAAGTTGCAGGAAATCATGAAACAAACAGGATATCTGAAGATTGATGGACAGGTGAGTCATCGGTTATATTCTGGAGTTATTAAATGTGGGAAAAAGTGCCtgaacacttgtgtgtgtgtgtgtgtatctttttCAGCGTTACCCTGCAGAGGTGACGGATCTGATCAGTGAAGGGGAGATCGGCAGTGGAACCTGTGGACAGGTGTTTAAAGTTCGCTTTGAGAAGACTGGCCATGTCATCGCAGTTAAGGTCGGTTCAGCTCCTGGTTTCTCTGCTCAATCTGTTGTCCCTGGTAATGCAGGGATGGGATGGGATTTTAAAAGgggttttaaaaacttttgatcAACCACACTTAAATATGATGAATCCCTTGTACTTGCCATTGTACTAAAGCCAGAAGAAATTCAAATATTATCCAGAAAATGTACTCTATAATCAAATTTTCGTATGAAGGCATTTGTGTATCCACGTATTTGTTGTCTTGAACTTTCCTTGTAATTACCGAGTCATTAAAACAGTAGTTAAGGCAGGAGTAATTACTGTTTACTAATTACATCACTGCTCTTGGTTTGTGTTGTTCTAGTAGTGtttattcatgtgtgtttttCCCTGCAGCAAATGAGGAGGACGGGTAATAAAGATGAGAATAAGAGAATCCTCATGGATCTAGATGTTGTGTTGAAGAGTCATGACTGTCCGTACATCATTCAGTGCTTTGGAGCAATTGTCACCAATGTGAGTACCACACTTACGATCTGTGCTTAGTTACCGCTTCCAGGGTCTGTGGCATTGATAAtctgatttatttgatcagaatttCAGTTCTATTTATCATTATTAGATCTTAATTAGGCGTCATTACTCTTTAAAGTGATGGCTATGAAGTGAAAAGTTCCGATGCTTTTTAGAGCGGTTCCAAATTTAGTAGGAAAAATGGGTCTTAAATCAGCAACTATTTAGGATTAATTAGTGATTTAGCTGGCAAActgaaatattatgaatatttctgAAATCTTTATAATCTTGTTAATTTTGTAGCCATATAACATATTGACTtctaaagttaaattttttttttttttttttttttttttttttttttttgcaattttaggACCTTTGCTGGCAAAGAAATGTACAGATTGGAGCTCTTGAACTGAGTACCACTGTTTTATGGTCAATGTATTGAATTACTTGAATTATTGAGTGGTGTGTCTTCTTCTGTAGACGGATGTGTTCATTGCCATGGAACTAATGGGGACATGTGCAGAGAAGCTGAAGAAGCGGATCCAGGGGCCCATACCAGAGGCCATTCTGGGAAAGATGACCGTGGCCGTAAGTCTTCCTTTAAATTCACCTGATTCAGAATGGCACATTTTACTGCTTAGATATTGGTCTGCTTGCAAGTTGAACCTCAGAATCTCTTTTCATCTTGCTCTTTTTATTCTCATGTAGATTGTTAAGGCTCTGCTTTATCTAAAAGAGAAACATGGTGTCATTCACCGAGACGTGAAGCCATCTAATATCCTGTTGGATGCCAAAGGGCAGATCAAACTGTGTGATTTTGGCATTAGTGGCCGACTGGTAGATTCTAAGGCCAAAACTCGCAGCGCCGGCTGTGCTGCATACATGGCGGTAAGCGCATGGACCTaaagtctgagtttcagagtcataaagattttgaaaaatgtaaaaaaaaaaaaaaaaaaaaaaaaaaaaattttttcaaattaagaggaaatattttaaatttagcagACATAATGTAAGATTTAGTGTTTGGCCACCTTTACCATATTATGCATCATCTTTTTCTAGCCTGAGAGAATAGATCCTCCAGACCCCAGTAAACCCGACTATGACATCAGAGCTGACGTCTGGAGTCTTGGCATTTCTCTGGTGAGTTCTTTCCACATTTTGTTGAGCCAACACTTGTTTATTTGGATTACTTTGCTGACCAGCAGTTGGATTTGTGTAGGGGgtgttatataattaattatgatcactcttttagctcattttaattgAAAGTTTGGGATCTCaaaggaaattaatatttttattcagctaggaAATAAAAAATCCAGCTCTGccatcagttattttgaattgtaataatatttcacaatatttctgtatattttgattaaataaatgcagcattggtgagacttctttgaaaaacattttaaaaaatcacactgactccaaacttttgaacagtagtgtaaatgtaAGTAAGGAGATGTATTTCAAAAAACAGTCAACAGTACACATACTACTATAAGAAATTATTCCTCTTCACCTGTAGGTGGAGCTAGCCACGGGACAGTTTCCGTACAAGAACTGCAAGACAGACTTTGAGGTTCTCACCAAAGTTCTGCAAGAGGACCCGCCGGTCCTTCCTCTCAGCATGGGCTTTTCCCCTGACTTTCAGTCCTTCGTCAAAGACTGGTACACTCACATGACGTTACCTAAACATGAAATTTTAGCACCAGTATCTGTctgttatgttcatgtgtgagtttTGTTGTCTCTACAGCCTCACAAAGGATCACAGAAAAAGGCCAAAATACCACAAGCTGCTTGTAAGTCTCAGTCTCCAGTGTAACTCGAGCATCTGTTGTAGTGCTCAGTTTGATCATTTGTTCACACGAGTGGTCTTTATTTCTGTAGGAGCACAGTTTTATCCGTCGTTATGAAGTGTCAGAAGTACACGTGGCGGGCTGGTTCCAGACGGTGATGGAGCGCACAGAGTCTCCTCGCAGCAGCCAGTGCTTCAGCCATCACCAGCTCCACTCTCTCTTCAGCAGGTAGCCAGGCGGAGACTGAGAGGAACGGAGGGATGTCGGGAGAGAAAGAATGATGCGATTTTGAGAGGTTGATTTAAAGAGACAGGTGGACAGGCTTGAAATATAAATCATGTAAATGAAAAAGACAGGATGGAGTGGCAATGGACCGTTTGAGAGCGAGAAATGGCTGAAACAAAAGAGAGAATGTTCAGTTGGGAGTTTGACTGATCGACAGACAATCCTGGGCAGGTTTGATGTAAATCTGAAATCTTTTTGTCCTTTTCATCCACCCATCGAACAGGATGGACCATTGCAGTCTAACACAGTCACATACATTTACGGTAACACACTGTTTCACTAAACCACGATCACTGACTGCCGTATAAAGGTTAGCCGCAAGAGTAAACGTACAGTCCGTTCACTTCGAAATCCAAATCCTCCGTAGCCCCTTACTCAGGGACTGAACAGAGTAGTCGAACAACACTGtgcaatggtgtgtgtgtgtgtgtgtgtgtgtgtgtgtgttatccgTTTATCAGTCCTAGCTCTTCACTTTCCTGTACGGTTTAAGTACACTTAGCCATTAGGCAAATCTAAGCAAATAGAAGTTAGCTAGATAATAGCTGTGTGATATATGTTTTATAGAAGTATTCTTTTGCTAGCAAGCATCAGCAGATATTTCAGTAAATGTAATGTGTACTTAAAGAGTAAGTGATTCTTAGTCGCAGAGTTTCTAATCCTTGGTGTTTAGCTTGTTATAACTAGTTTGGTCTGGAATTTCATATATTGAAAATAGACGTATTGGCTAAGAAAAGTTGAATATTAAGATAAAACTAGTGATTGACCGATAAGATGAAGTGCGTATCCcaatttaatatgcagagacaactataaatGACCAGTTTGTTTGAGAAGCCTGACTCGGCGACATTGGTTAAACCAATAGTGTAAATTTGGGGCGGGACTATCTcttttgtctgaccaatggcagacggGGGAATTGTTCTTATAACGTTGGTGTTTGTGTAATTCCGTTATGCTAGTcttcagaaattacacacttcatttTCATTGGCTGATGACGATATCTAGAAACGCCTCTGTTCATCGGCCAATGGCGAtaatctcaaaatggccaaatattggaCTATGTATCGGTCTATCACtagataaaacacaaaaaaattagcCCAGAATGTGTAAAGTCATACACAGTGCACACCTCAGGAAGACAAGTGTTAGAAATGGGTATTTTAACAAGATTTAGCTGTGTGCTTCAGTCTTAGAGTGAGGAAGAAACTGTAATCAAGTCACCAGAAGCATAGATGAGAGATGTTGTCATAGTCACTCAGAGTGGTGTTGAGAGACAAGCGGGGGAGTTTCTGCAGTGAGAGCAGTTCGTTTAGAGCATTTTCTCAAcgagaatggaaaaaaaatggcttgttttgtgAGTGGAACATTTCTGCTCTGATTCACCCGACAACCGTTCATCATTTCATTCTCTTCGCCGTTCTCTTTTTCTCATGAGCATTTGAGTTCCTGCAAAccaaagctttttatttatttttaatttttttgatagcACTGCTTTTTTTCTGCCAAGCCGTTGTTCTCAGAGGATTTCAGCACCTGCTCGTGGGTTGTGCTGGAGATGTTCAGCGACTTTCACAACCAAAGCTGTAGAGTTTGAGATTCACTGCTTTAAAAAGCCAAAATCACCGCTAGACTGTGTGAGAAAGAGTGcgggaagaaaaagaaaatatgcaaaagatgtaGATGGTAACGGTACGTTGAGACAGGAAGTATGGTGATATATAAGGGACTGAAGAGAGCGTAATGAGCGTAGCAGAGGAAATAACGGGATGGGAGGGGAAAATTGGAGGAAGGCATATAGAAAGTATTAAAGAAAGTCTCCAGTGAAGTCTTATTGAAAGTATTGGCTCATTTTTAGAGGCTGACAGTTAACAGGTGTTGGTTGTTTTCTCGATCATTGTGTTGAGCTAGCTGGATGTTGCATAAAAGCTTTCAATTGTTTTGAACCAATgtaccaatttttatttttgggggggttaATTAGTTTGTGTTGTTATGCATCTTACTGTTTTTCATTATCCTTGAAACTttgtttgctattattattattactattattatatttatttattatcttactTGCTGCTACTGTTTACTTTAGATGCTGCTGTCAATGATTATATTCCCCAAAGGaaaatcctttttcttttttttttttaccaaatgcaTAAAACACTGCAATGTCTACACATTTACCAAATACGAAAATAATTTAGGTGTAAAATGCATAATGTCATCCTTTAAGAGGCAAAGAGAAAGCAAGTGAGGAAGTGAAGAAAATTGAGAATATATAGAcctatatctatatttatatctagttttgtttttgaaactaTGCCACTATGCCAACCTCACACAAACATCACCGCTCACTGTAGGCAACTAATTAGAATGACTTCCAGTTATTTGTACAAAATAATAGACACCAGCTggtaatatctatatatatttgagCTAGATTCCTTTGTTACACCGTTAGCTGCAGATCACGCAGGCAGATATGTTCGTAATCGTCCTCCTGTGTCCGTCCTGCGGTGGATGAATTCATGAGTTTTATTCGAATCAAACTCATCAGTTGTAATACGTTCTCCTCTTcaaatattttgtctgttttggTTGTGCTATTGTTAATTTGACTattcattaaacacatttttaggcAAGGAAGACTAGAGATTTTGCCCCAAATACAGCGGTTTGCAGATTCCTTTGGGATCCAATCATGATCGCCATTTTGGAAGTCCATTAGTTTTCCAATGAATTGGATttgacaaatcaaacaaaaagtcCGAAAAtgtcaaatgctttgtttttccTAACACTATATTCAACAACGAGCTGCAACTATTTACCTCCCAATAGTTTCTTCACTCCAAATAGAATCTCTAACAGGATTCTTGCTGTCGACATAACACTGATTTCCTGTTTGGTGTTGATGTTCATCACAGATACTGTggtgcctgcctgtctgtctgtccgtcatTCTCTCAGTAGACCTTATAGATACGACTGCAGCATTACACACCAAAGGTGTCATCAATAAAACAGATTCAAACCAGTGGCGTTGTCATTAGGATGATTATTGTTATACTAGATGATGCTGGATTGTTATTCTGAGGACCTCGGATGAGGGATCTACAGCTTCATGGATGTAATTTCCTGTGAGACAGTGGCGGGTCACCCTTCACTGTTGGGGTTTTATTTTGCTCACATGCACCTCTATGGAAATATGATCTGAGATGCTAATCTATAAGGATTCTGCTTTGTTTAAAGTGTACTTCCATTCACTGTTTTCTGGCactattctaatttgtttttcatttgaaattattatttttttatttgcttttaatcgATTCAGATATCAAAGCATCagttctttatgtgtgtgtgtgtgtgttttgattttctGAAAAAGGCATTTCTGTGAATAGGACAGAGATATTGAACCCATTTCTGCTGACGGTAGTTGTACACGCCCCAAACACCAACTAAACCAGTGCGTGCTGCGGTTTCATTAGTTATTGTTcgtcacttgtgtgtgtgtgtgtgtgtgtgtgtgtgtgtgtgtgttgcagcatCACTGTTATTTTTGGAGTGTGTGCTCAGGCGTGTACTTTGCCGTCATGTTGTTTGAGTCTTTATTGCTTTCtagaattgttgttgttgttattattttgttaaattatcaTGTTGCCCCATCTGTAATTAAACCAAATACTCACTATGCAGTCACTCGAATCAAATCCGTTTGCGTTTTTTTCCCCCGGAACTTCCTGTATATAAACACGCAACTACTGGAGTCTCCATGACGAGCGAGTGAATATCACATCCTCAGCTAGAACAGAGAGAGAATTTATGATCAGTAGAGAgagtgttttcttttgtttttcttcagtgagCTGATCTATTTAAGGATTGTACTGGGATGGGGTGGGTGGGatatgtttggggtcagattcGAGGGGTTGGTAGGAATAGTTTGTCCAGTGCTGTAAGTATATCAATTGCATGTTATGATCTCTGAAGTAACTGCCtttgatttaacattttgttttgggTTGGAAAGGGGAGGggatacataaatattttatctttatttatgagatataaaaaaaatactgtacttttttccaaaagtttttttttttttttggaaaaagacaCACTTTTGCCTTTTTATGTCTGACTTTTTGACCTTAATATGCATTATGGAATTTTTACTTTTCTCATTGTTGGCTGATTTCAAGCTGTTAATGATATTGTGTTGTCTGTATTGATCCTCGACCTTTTGTTCGTTTTTCTTCCATGTTGTATTTGTGTTCCATTGATCTGTGAATGAGTGCTGAAAGAGTTTTTAGCAAGACATTGTCTTCAGCTGTTAGAAAACCAAAAGTGCATTTTGGTCCTTTGTaaccatttattttcaattttgaatACAATTACCATGTTGTTTGCtcttattacagttattattactattatcttCAGGGTTAAGATCACACCAAATTAAGAGAAAAGTGGGACAGATTGCGAGTTATGTCTCAAAATGTTTCTTGGGAATGTTGCGTCAAAGGTGTGTCTTTTTCTGTTGAAGCTAAGCAATCCTTTATTGctctttaattgttttgtttaatttattttttttggtagcGTGTTCCCCCAGAGCTGTTATTAGAGCTCTGTTTTGCTATACggttacaatgtgttttttttttttttaaatgcggaAATCTCACAATTTTTAGCTTCTGTTGCACTggaggtttttattattattattattattattattattattattattattattattattattattaattgacatGTTGGAGTTTGGAACCATGTAGTTCACCAAATTCTATTTGACTTTGATAGATTgataatagaaatgtttaaacCTGCTAATTATGTTTGATGCGGCCGTTGACGTGCTGTTCAAGTCAAAAAGAACCATTTGTTGGCATATTTCAAcagcttaaaaaatattttgcaaaaattagaaatgctttgTGCCAACAAATTTAGACAACCTTATATGTTCTCTGGTATATGGATATATGAaagttatataatatagatatgaTGCAACATTTTGCTAACTTTTTGGGATTCATTTggtttaaactaaaatatttgatGTGGTATGTTAAAAATAAGACTCAACCACAGCAGCCAAGCACGAATAATGTAGCTTGtcttgtgattttattattattattattatttttttgctttatttttattttatttattatataaaaaagtatggGGTGTGCCATCTTAATATATGGAGCAGAAGTATCCCAACCTGTTGTATTGTATTGAGAGACAGCCATCACAGTTTTATCATAGTTTTGATGCCCCCTTCcccactttttttgttgtttcctcatttcaaatgaaagaaatgcCATTATATTGTGAATacctcaggattttttttttcttttgggaaaaCTTAAAAACGttcaaaaacctaaaacaaataaaatacaaaaaaaagtgtttgtgtggtTTATTTTTATGTGCCACAATCAGACCGAGGTTTTCTCCCACAATGGGTTGTTAAAACTTGTTAgtgattatttttaagttttcttttggCTATACAGCATGAGAAATGCTAGCTGGTTAAGGAAATATGTATTTCATAgtcaatgttaatatatataaacataaattatataaaatacttaCTGTATTACATCCCTCTGAGGTCCAGTCAATGTCAGAATGGAATAATTTGGAAATTCAGTTTAGTGAACACTGTATACTGTAATACAACGACTATACTTAAAcgataaataatacatttcatcaTTTAACAATACTTTTACTGATTGTTCAAGAGTCAGTTAGCGTACCGTGTCCTGATGTTCTCTGATGCTTCAGTCTAGGGAAACCGATCTGAAACGTACCGGTCCTACTTTTACTACTCTTGTATCATTGCGCGTGAGCTCTTCACGCAATCACGTTAAAAAGGCAATTAGCGCCAACGTTTGCGTCTTCAAGAAGACTCCAACGGTTACTGTCTGGGTTAAAACGGCCTCGAAGGACTTCTGTATTACTTCTTATAGTTGAGAACATttcatacacaaaaatacaagTAATCTTCTGTTAAAAAgcaagaaaacaaagcaaaagaacAAGGTAAGACACACAGAGATCTCTTTGTGTCACCATGAAAACATGAAGCAGAAAACTAAGGCGGGAtgcagattaataaaaataattattctccaaatactgaagcagcaaattTAGCAAAActcaaaatttatgtcactgccaaaacttttggccatgactgtacattcaaatctacacagacacacacacaaacctttaaTATCAATGTTCTCTTCACCAATCTCAACAGAAGCTTGTGATCTCACATCATACCCATCCCATCTGATCATGGAAACAGAAAGATGACACATCAAAGGAGCAACCATATCCTGATGACCCAAGGGT
Proteins encoded:
- the LOC109066208 gene encoding dual specificity mitogen-activated protein kinase kinase 7-like isoform X3, whose protein sequence is MSPVGDSCLSWCMLGMLTLTPLAGFHCLAALVISVSLQLPLANDGGSRSSSSESSPQHPSYPSRPRQMLTLPTPTYSLQKSLENAEIDQKLQEIMKQTGYLKIDGQRYPAEVTDLISEGEIGSGTCGQVFKVRFEKTGHVIAVKQMRRTGNKDENKRILMDLDVVLKSHDCPYIIQCFGAIVTNTDVFIAMELMGTCAEKLKKRIQGPIPEAILGKMTVAIVKALLYLKEKHGVIHRDVKPSNILLDAKGQIKLCDFGISGRLVDSKAKTRSAGCAAYMAPERIDPPDPSKPDYDIRADVWSLGISLVELATGQFPYKNCKTDFEVLTKVLQEDPPVLPLSMGFSPDFQSFVKDCLTKDHRKRPKYHKLLEHSFIRRYEVSEVHVAGWFQTVMERTESPRSSQCFSHHQLHSLFSR
- the LOC109066208 gene encoding dual specificity mitogen-activated protein kinase kinase 7-like isoform X2: MSSLEQRLSRIEEKLKQENKEARKRIDLSIDVSPQRTRPRPTLQLPLANDGGSRSSSSESSPQHPSYPSRPRQMLTLPTPTYSLQKSLENAEIDQKLQEIMKQTGYLKIDGQRYPAEVTDLISEGEIGSGTCGQVFKVRFEKTGHVIAVKQMRRTGNKDENKRILMDLDVVLKSHDCPYIIQCFGAIVTNTDVFIAMELMGTCAEKLKKRIQGPIPEAILGKMTVAIVKALLYLKEKHGVIHRDVKPSNILLDAKGQIKLCDFGISGRLVDSKAKTRSAGCAAYMAPERIDPPDPSKPDYDIRADVWSLGISLVELATGQFPYKNCKTDFEVLTKVLQEDPPVLPLSMGFSPDFQSFVKDCLTKDHRKRPKYHKLLEHSFIRRYEVSEVHVAGWFQTVMERTESPRSSQCFSHHQLHSLFSR
- the LOC109066208 gene encoding dual specificity mitogen-activated protein kinase kinase 7-like isoform X1 yields the protein MSSLEQRLSRIEEKLKQENKEARKRIDLSIDVSPQRTRPRPIIVIQLSPAPAPSQRAALQLPLANDGGSRSSSSESSPQHPSYPSRPRQMLTLPTPTYSLQKSLENAEIDQKLQEIMKQTGYLKIDGQRYPAEVTDLISEGEIGSGTCGQVFKVRFEKTGHVIAVKQMRRTGNKDENKRILMDLDVVLKSHDCPYIIQCFGAIVTNTDVFIAMELMGTCAEKLKKRIQGPIPEAILGKMTVAIVKALLYLKEKHGVIHRDVKPSNILLDAKGQIKLCDFGISGRLVDSKAKTRSAGCAAYMAPERIDPPDPSKPDYDIRADVWSLGISLVELATGQFPYKNCKTDFEVLTKVLQEDPPVLPLSMGFSPDFQSFVKDCLTKDHRKRPKYHKLLEHSFIRRYEVSEVHVAGWFQTVMERTESPRSSQCFSHHQLHSLFSR
- the LOC109066208 gene encoding dual specificity mitogen-activated protein kinase kinase 7-like isoform X4, translated to MLTLPTPTYSLQKSLENAEIDQKLQEIMKQTGYLKIDGQRYPAEVTDLISEGEIGSGTCGQVFKVRFEKTGHVIAVKQMRRTGNKDENKRILMDLDVVLKSHDCPYIIQCFGAIVTNTDVFIAMELMGTCAEKLKKRIQGPIPEAILGKMTVAIVKALLYLKEKHGVIHRDVKPSNILLDAKGQIKLCDFGISGRLVDSKAKTRSAGCAAYMAPERIDPPDPSKPDYDIRADVWSLGISLVELATGQFPYKNCKTDFEVLTKVLQEDPPVLPLSMGFSPDFQSFVKDCLTKDHRKRPKYHKLLEHSFIRRYEVSEVHVAGWFQTVMERTESPRSSQCFSHHQLHSLFSR